The Mycobacterium paragordonae genome includes a region encoding these proteins:
- a CDS encoding twin-arginine translocation pathway signal — translation MTDPRTEQRWLHRCLSRWRAIVLTLLVVGTTGFGTGYFYFVYRADLDTDRAVSREVIRAASDGTVALLSYSPATLGRDMDNAKSRVTENYLRYYQQFADQIVGPSTQRAQVTTTATVIKAAVAELNPNSAVVLVFVKQKTASKEKPEPVVTSSSLRVTLKKVDSSWLIEKFEST, via the coding sequence GTGACGGATCCGCGCACCGAGCAGCGCTGGCTGCATCGTTGCCTGTCACGGTGGCGGGCGATCGTACTTACGCTTCTGGTCGTCGGCACTACCGGATTCGGCACCGGCTACTTCTACTTCGTCTACCGGGCCGACCTGGACACCGACCGAGCGGTCAGCCGCGAGGTGATCAGGGCCGCCAGCGATGGCACCGTGGCGCTGTTGTCCTACTCCCCCGCCACGCTGGGGCGCGATATGGACAACGCCAAGTCCAGGGTCACCGAGAATTACCTGCGTTATTACCAGCAGTTCGCCGACCAGATCGTCGGCCCTTCGACCCAGCGTGCGCAGGTCACCACCACAGCTACGGTGATCAAGGCCGCGGTCGCCGAACTGAATCCGAATTCGGCCGTCGTACTGGTATTCGTAAAACAAAAAACGGCGAGCAAAGAAAAGCCCGAACCAGTAGTGACATCAAGCAGCCTTCGGGTAACGTTGAAAAAGGTCGACAGTTCATGGCTTATTGAGAAATTTGAGAGCACGTGA
- a CDS encoding MCE family protein codes for MLTRFIRIQLAVFAIVGIIGLFVMVIYYVQAPTLLGIGKMTVTLELRETGNLYRFSNVTYRGVQIGKVTGVELTARGAKATMRLDTSPKIPADLDAEVRSISAVGEQYVDLRPRTDSPPYLHDGSVIAAKDTKVPQPIGPVLDQTSALLNSIPQGKLTQLLDESFKAFNGASYDFGSLFDSSAQITGDLNGVSDQARRLTEDTAPLLDSQAQTAGSIRRWAHSLSGFTGQLATNDPQVRTLLENGPEALNEASRLLDQIKPTLPVLLANLTTIGQIGVTYHASLEQVLVILPPFTAAIQSFLGTKSPTGLATGAFNLILSDPPACTVGFLPPSQWRSPADTTTIDTPDGLYCKLPQDSPIGVRGARNYPCMGHPGKRAPTVEICDSDKPFMPLAMRQHAFGTYPLDPNLLAQGIPPDDRVNWNRERIFGPVDGTPLPPGVVPPPAGAPVAPGITPQAPMGQVASIAPLDTAGATPPAPAAAAPSAAPSAASSAFGRNGLPKGPSVAFAQYSPETGSYMTPDGQVFRQTDLVASKAPKTWKDMFAT; via the coding sequence ATGCTGACCCGCTTCATCCGTATCCAGTTGGCGGTCTTCGCGATCGTGGGAATCATCGGACTGTTCGTGATGGTCATCTACTACGTGCAGGCCCCGACGCTGCTCGGGATCGGCAAGATGACGGTCACGCTGGAACTGCGTGAGACCGGAAACCTGTACCGCTTCAGCAATGTCACATATCGCGGCGTGCAGATCGGCAAGGTCACCGGTGTGGAGCTCACCGCGCGCGGAGCGAAAGCCACAATGCGGCTTGATACTTCGCCGAAGATCCCGGCGGATCTGGATGCGGAGGTGCGCAGCATCTCGGCGGTGGGCGAGCAGTATGTCGACCTGCGGCCACGAACCGACTCGCCGCCCTATCTGCACGACGGTTCGGTGATCGCCGCCAAAGACACCAAGGTTCCGCAACCGATCGGACCCGTGCTGGACCAGACCAGCGCTCTGCTCAACAGCATCCCGCAGGGCAAGCTCACCCAACTGCTCGACGAGTCGTTCAAGGCATTCAACGGCGCCAGTTACGATTTCGGCTCGCTGTTCGACTCCTCGGCGCAGATCACGGGTGATCTCAACGGCGTCTCCGACCAGGCCCGCAGACTGACCGAGGACACCGCGCCGTTGCTGGACAGTCAAGCCCAGACCGCCGGTTCGATTCGGCGGTGGGCGCACAGCCTGTCCGGGTTCACCGGCCAACTGGCCACGAATGATCCGCAGGTGCGCACGCTGCTGGAGAACGGGCCCGAAGCGCTGAACGAGGCGTCGCGCCTGCTCGACCAGATCAAGCCGACATTGCCGGTGCTGCTGGCCAATCTCACCACGATCGGTCAGATCGGCGTGACTTACCATGCGTCGCTGGAACAGGTATTGGTGATTCTGCCGCCCTTCACCGCCGCCATCCAGTCGTTCCTCGGCACCAAGAGCCCGACCGGATTGGCCACCGGCGCTTTCAATCTCATCCTCAGTGACCCGCCCGCGTGCACGGTGGGCTTCCTGCCGCCCAGTCAATGGCGTTCGCCGGCAGACACCACCACCATCGACACGCCCGACGGGTTGTACTGCAAACTGCCGCAGGATTCACCGATCGGAGTGCGCGGCGCCCGCAACTACCCGTGCATGGGACATCCCGGAAAACGCGCGCCGACCGTCGAAATCTGCGACAGCGACAAGCCATTCATGCCGCTGGCGATGAGGCAGCACGCGTTTGGCACCTACCCGTTGGACCCGAACCTGCTCGCCCAGGGCATCCCGCCCGACGACCGGGTCAACTGGAACCGGGAACGGATCTTCGGCCCGGTGGACGGAACACCGCTGCCACCCGGAGTGGTTCCCCCGCCGGCGGGAGCCCCAGTGGCCCCCGGGATCACACCGCAGGCGCCGATGGGTCAGGTCGCGTCCATCGCACCGCTCGACACGGCGGGCGCGACGCCTCCGGCACCGGCGGCAGCGGCGCCGAGCGCGGCACCGTCGGCTGCCTCGAGTGCGTTCGGCCGCAACGGATTACCCAAGGGTCCCTCAGTGGCATTCGCTCAGTACAGCCCGGAGACCGGCAGCTATATGACTCCGGACGGACAGGTGTTCCGTCAGACGGATTTGGTTGCTTCCAAAGCGCCCAAGACGTGGAAGGACATGTTCGCCACCTGA
- a CDS encoding MCE family protein: MRTRKAIRRIRMIVGIGLCVMLTSTGCAFSGLNSLPLPGAVGRGPGSSTYHVEIANVGTLEANSPVMINDVIVGSIRKLTVRGWHADVEVSVQPNVVIPANAVASVGQTSLLGSMHLQLNTPLGQAPSGRLQPGATIPLNRSSTYPSTEQTLSSLSVVLNAGGLGQIGDIINNFNAALSGRAGDVRDLLNRLDRFVGTFDAQRDNIVASVQALNRLSGTLAGQRDVITQALNQIPPALDVLNRERPRITTALNKLGTFSNTATRLVNDAGNDLVNNLKNLEPTISALADIGPDLDAALAYAPTFPFTQGFIDRYVRGDYVNGYFIIDLTNSGLRKSILRGTHWERLGAEGTPAAGDPEYLQFRFGAPGAPGSYLPGPPPANAPGPPPSAAPGQAPTAPGPAPAPAADQSATLPNGLPPAVAPAEGSG; encoded by the coding sequence ATGAGGACGCGCAAGGCGATACGACGTATTCGGATGATCGTCGGCATCGGACTATGCGTGATGCTGACCTCGACCGGCTGCGCATTCAGTGGCCTGAACTCGCTGCCGCTGCCGGGTGCCGTCGGACGTGGGCCGGGATCCAGCACTTACCACGTCGAGATCGCGAATGTCGGTACCCTGGAAGCTAATTCGCCGGTGATGATCAACGACGTCATCGTCGGCAGCATCCGGAAGTTGACGGTGCGGGGTTGGCATGCCGATGTCGAGGTGTCGGTGCAGCCCAACGTGGTGATTCCGGCCAACGCAGTGGCCAGCGTGGGGCAGACCAGCTTGCTGGGATCGATGCATCTGCAACTGAATACGCCGCTGGGCCAGGCGCCGAGCGGTCGGCTGCAGCCGGGCGCCACCATCCCGCTCAACCGGTCGTCGACCTACCCGTCGACCGAGCAGACCCTGTCCTCGCTGTCGGTTGTCCTCAATGCCGGGGGGCTTGGGCAGATCGGGGACATCATCAACAACTTCAACGCGGCCCTGTCCGGTCGCGCCGGCGACGTTCGCGATCTGTTGAACCGGCTCGACCGGTTCGTAGGCACCTTCGATGCGCAGCGCGACAACATCGTCGCGTCGGTGCAGGCGCTGAACCGGCTGTCCGGCACGCTGGCGGGGCAGCGTGACGTGATCACGCAGGCGCTGAACCAGATTCCGCCGGCGCTGGACGTGCTGAACAGGGAACGGCCCCGCATCACCACCGCGCTGAACAAGCTCGGGACGTTCAGCAATACGGCGACCCGGCTGGTCAATGACGCAGGTAACGACCTGGTCAACAACTTGAAGAACTTGGAGCCGACCATCAGTGCGCTGGCGGACATAGGTCCGGATCTCGACGCGGCTCTTGCCTATGCGCCGACGTTCCCGTTCACCCAGGGCTTCATCGACCGCTACGTCCGGGGCGACTACGTCAACGGCTACTTCATCATCGACCTGACGAATTCTGGTCTGCGCAAGAGCATCCTGCGCGGTACCCACTGGGAACGCCTGGGCGCCGAAGGCACGCCGGCCGCCGGGGATCCGGAGTACCTGCAGTTCCGGTTCGGCGCGCCAGGAGCGCCCGGCTCGTACCTGCCCGGTCCGCCCCCCGCGAATGCGCCCGGACCGCCGCCGTCGGCGGCGCCCGGACAGGCACCGACGGCGCCCGGACCGGCCCCTGCGCCGGCTGCGGATCAGAGCGCGACACTGCCCAATGGGTTGCCACCCGCTGTCGCGCCGGCGGAGGGGAGTGGATAG
- a CDS encoding MCE family protein, with translation MMRRTGVKLALAALLALLLVVGAGVAIRNTFFRPTTIIAYFHTATAIYPGDDVRVSGLKVGTIESIKPAGTQAKMVMHVDHGISIPADAKAVIVAQNLVAARYVQLTPAYRSAGATMADGAVIPVNRTATPVEWDEIKDQLMRLATDFGPNSRVSTPSVARFIDAAANALGGNGDKLRQTLAQLSAVGRIFANGSGNLVDIIKNLQTFVGALRDSNVQLVQFNDRLATLTSVLDDNKANLDAALTDLSSAVGEVQRFIAGSRDQTAEQITRLADLTQILVDNKMALQNVLHVAPNALANAYNDYDPDVGNVRGGVGVQNLSNPTNAFCSQISALENVTSVETGKLCGLYLSPALKVFNPLTYFNFNYFPIPVNPILAPAFDPKNVVYTEQRLAPGGEGPKPTAPELPPAVSAYTGLPGDVPEAPPPPGPPARIPGAAMPEPPPPSVPPEPGPAPQSVPELLLPAERPQS, from the coding sequence ATGATGCGGCGCACGGGTGTCAAGCTCGCACTCGCCGCCTTGCTGGCATTGCTGCTTGTGGTCGGGGCGGGAGTGGCCATCCGCAATACGTTCTTCCGGCCCACCACGATCATCGCCTACTTCCACACCGCCACCGCGATCTATCCCGGTGACGATGTGCGGGTATCGGGCCTGAAAGTCGGCACCATCGAATCGATCAAGCCGGCCGGCACCCAAGCCAAGATGGTGATGCACGTCGATCACGGCATCTCGATCCCGGCGGACGCGAAAGCCGTTATCGTCGCGCAGAATCTGGTGGCGGCGCGGTATGTCCAACTCACGCCCGCCTACCGCTCCGCCGGCGCCACGATGGCCGACGGCGCGGTGATCCCGGTCAACCGGACGGCAACGCCCGTCGAGTGGGACGAAATCAAAGACCAATTGATGCGATTGGCAACCGATTTCGGGCCCAACAGCAGGGTGTCGACACCGTCGGTGGCGCGGTTCATCGACGCTGCCGCCAATGCGCTGGGCGGCAACGGCGACAAGCTGCGCCAGACGCTGGCCCAATTGTCGGCGGTGGGACGGATTTTCGCCAACGGCAGCGGCAACCTCGTCGACATCATCAAGAACTTGCAGACTTTCGTGGGCGCGCTGCGGGACAGCAACGTCCAGCTCGTGCAATTCAACGACCGGCTGGCCACGCTGACCAGCGTGCTCGACGACAACAAGGCGAATCTGGATGCGGCGCTGACGGACCTGTCGAGTGCGGTGGGAGAGGTGCAGCGGTTCATCGCAGGCAGCCGGGACCAGACCGCCGAACAGATCACCCGACTCGCCGACCTGACGCAGATCCTGGTCGACAACAAGATGGCGCTGCAGAACGTGCTGCACGTCGCGCCGAACGCACTTGCCAACGCCTACAACGACTATGACCCCGACGTCGGCAACGTTCGAGGTGGCGTTGGTGTGCAGAACCTCAGCAATCCGACCAACGCCTTCTGTTCGCAGATCAGTGCGTTGGAGAACGTCACCTCGGTCGAGACAGGCAAGTTGTGCGGGTTGTATCTCAGCCCGGCGCTGAAGGTCTTCAACCCGCTGACCTATTTCAACTTCAACTACTTTCCCATTCCGGTGAACCCGATCCTCGCCCCGGCGTTCGACCCGAAGAACGTCGTCTACACCGAGCAACGGCTGGCGCCGGGCGGGGAGGGCCCCAAGCCGACGGCGCCCGAGTTGCCGCCCGCGGTGTCGGCCTACACGGGCTTGCCGGGCGACGTTCCGGAGGCACCGCCACCGCCGGGGCCGCCCGCACGGATACCGGGGGCCGCCATGCCAGAGCCCCCGCCGCCGAGTGTGCCGCCCGAGCCGGGGCCCGCCCCGCAGAGCGTGCCGGAACTGTTGCTGCCCGCCGAGAGGCCGCAATCATGA
- a CDS encoding MCE family protein gives MLKYRGARLIRAGFIGVVLIVLVIAVGLSPDQLLQRATTVRYQAVFADAGGLVTGNDVTVSGIKVGSVSGMSLQNGDVLVTFTVKGAVQLGSASTAHIRTGSLLGQRVLTVESTGSGDMRPMAVIPLSRTSSPYSLSEAVGDLATDIAGTNTDTLNQSLDTLSNTLNQIAPQLGPTFDGVTRLSSTLNNRNQTLGQLLKGAADVTHILSERSNQLNTLILNADDLLSMLVERRQAIVRLLASTSAVAKQLTGLVHDNEAKLAPTLTKLNSVTAMLEDNRDNLAKAIPGLAKFELTQGETVSSGFYYNPFIPNIFTLQFFQWLFDYAFGFRAYGAPGQPPDNAGPRALLPFPFNQNPGGSR, from the coding sequence ATGCTTAAGTACCGCGGAGCGCGCCTCATTCGAGCCGGATTCATCGGCGTTGTGTTGATAGTGCTGGTCATTGCGGTCGGGCTGTCGCCAGACCAGTTGTTGCAGCGGGCCACTACGGTCCGCTACCAAGCGGTGTTCGCCGACGCCGGCGGCCTGGTGACCGGCAACGACGTGACGGTGTCGGGTATCAAGGTCGGCAGCGTGTCGGGAATGTCGCTGCAGAACGGCGATGTGCTGGTGACATTCACCGTCAAAGGAGCGGTTCAACTCGGATCGGCCAGCACCGCGCACATTCGTACCGGTTCGCTACTCGGCCAGCGCGTGCTGACCGTCGAGTCCACCGGCAGCGGGGACATGCGCCCGATGGCCGTCATCCCGCTCTCGCGCACCTCCTCTCCCTACTCCCTGTCCGAAGCGGTCGGGGACCTGGCCACAGACATCGCCGGGACCAACACCGACACCCTCAACCAGTCTCTGGACACGTTGTCGAACACGCTGAATCAGATTGCGCCCCAACTTGGTCCAACGTTCGACGGGGTGACCAGGCTGTCATCCACGCTGAACAACCGCAACCAGACCCTGGGTCAGTTGCTCAAGGGCGCGGCCGACGTCACGCACATCCTGTCCGAGCGCAGTAACCAGTTGAACACGCTGATTCTCAATGCCGACGATCTGCTGTCCATGCTGGTGGAGCGGCGTCAGGCGATCGTGCGACTGCTCGCCAGTACCTCTGCGGTGGCCAAACAACTCACCGGTCTGGTGCACGACAACGAGGCAAAGCTGGCGCCGACGCTGACCAAGCTGAACTCGGTGACCGCGATGCTGGAAGACAACCGCGACAACCTCGCCAAAGCGATCCCGGGACTGGCCAAATTCGAACTGACTCAGGGTGAGACGGTGTCGAGTGGCTTCTACTACAACCCGTTCATCCCGAACATCTTCACGCTGCAGTTCTTCCAGTGGTTGTTCGACTACGCCTTCGGTTTCCGTGCTTACGGCGCTCCGGGCCAACCACCGGACAACGCCGGTCCGCGGGCACTGCTGCCCTTCCCGTTCAACCAGAACCCGGGAGGGTCGCGATGA
- a CDS encoding MCE family protein, with translation MSNSRGMIIKFGAFALVMVLLTISLFFIFGQYQTGSTTEYSALFTDVSRLKEGQTVRVAGVRVGTVNSVELRADKKVLVKFDANRDVVLTGGTRAVIRYLNLVGDRYLELLDGPGNTKPLAGGSEIPIDRTAPALDLDLLLGGLKPVTKGLKAEDVNALSASLIEVFQGEGGTLQSLLSKTSSFSNTLADNSETVQALIDNLNTVVGTVNAEGTKFSGAIDRLERLISGLSSDRDTIGTAITALDNGTASIADLLTRARPPLSGTIDQLNRLAPLLDKDKNLIDISLKKLPNNYRKLTRLGAYGAWFPYYLCGLALRVSDLQYRTVEVGVTHQVTGRCAEPDA, from the coding sequence ATGAGCAACTCACGCGGGATGATCATCAAGTTCGGCGCCTTCGCGCTGGTCATGGTCCTGCTGACAATTTCCCTGTTTTTCATCTTCGGCCAGTACCAGACCGGTTCCACCACAGAGTATTCCGCGCTCTTCACCGACGTCTCGCGCCTCAAGGAGGGGCAGACCGTGCGGGTCGCCGGTGTTCGGGTGGGCACCGTGAACAGTGTCGAATTGCGGGCGGACAAAAAGGTTCTGGTGAAATTCGACGCCAACCGCGACGTGGTACTCACCGGCGGCACCCGCGCGGTCATTCGTTACCTGAACCTGGTCGGTGACCGTTACCTCGAATTACTGGACGGCCCGGGCAACACCAAGCCACTGGCGGGCGGTTCGGAGATACCGATCGACCGCACCGCACCGGCTCTGGACCTGGATCTGCTGTTGGGCGGGCTGAAGCCGGTGACCAAGGGCCTCAAGGCCGAAGACGTCAATGCGCTGAGCGCGTCGCTGATCGAGGTGTTCCAGGGTGAGGGCGGCACCCTGCAGTCGCTGCTGTCCAAGACGTCGTCCTTCTCGAACACGTTGGCCGACAACAGCGAAACGGTGCAGGCCCTGATCGACAACCTCAACACCGTGGTAGGCACCGTCAATGCGGAGGGCACCAAGTTCTCCGGTGCGATCGACCGACTGGAGCGCCTCATCAGCGGACTGTCCTCCGATCGCGACACCATCGGCACCGCAATCACCGCTCTGGACAACGGAACCGCCTCGATCGCGGATCTGCTGACCCGCGCCCGCCCGCCGCTGTCCGGCACCATCGATCAACTCAACCGGCTCGCTCCATTGCTGGACAAAGACAAGAACCTCATCGACATCTCGCTGAAGAAGTTGCCGAACAACTACCGCAAGCTGACCAGGTTGGGCGCATACGGCGCGTGGTTCCCGTACTACCTGTGCGGGCTTGCGCTGCGGGTCTCCGATCTGCAGTACCGAACGGTAGAGGTGGGCGTCACCCACCAGGTCACCGGAAGGTGTGCGGAACCCGATGCTTAA
- a CDS encoding MCE family protein, whose protein sequence is MTANVPAGRHGPSTKGRSHHSGRPKPRSYVRPLMGLATVVVILAIVAVAIGLFNSEFTESVPVTVVSPRAGLVMNPEAKVKMRGVMVGKVESIEERPNGQAVLHLAMQPSAMHLIPRNVLVDIASTTVFGAKFIELIPPDQPSQQSLQPHQVLEGKGVTVEVNTVFQQLTNLLSNIDPAKLNETLGAIAAAMNGRGHKIGQALSDLDAFLAKQDPALPALNHDLSVLPVVSNAYADAAPDLIGSAENAIRISKSIVEEQQNLDAFLISSIGLADIGNEVIGGNRQALTDVLHLLLPTTNLTNEYHQALYCGLAGSLVNLHAPNLPEPMIKVLVYIGFGAERYRYPSNLPKVAATGGPQCQTLPVVPYDVAPPFVVADVGANPMEYGNPQLLLNSDALKQLLYGPIDGPPRNTMQFGQPG, encoded by the coding sequence GTGACAGCTAATGTGCCGGCGGGCCGCCACGGCCCGAGTACGAAGGGGCGGTCGCACCACTCCGGTCGGCCCAAGCCGCGCAGCTATGTGCGCCCGCTGATGGGCCTGGCCACGGTCGTCGTCATCCTGGCGATCGTCGCCGTCGCAATCGGCTTGTTCAACAGCGAATTCACCGAGAGCGTGCCGGTGACCGTGGTGTCGCCGCGGGCCGGCCTGGTGATGAACCCCGAAGCCAAAGTGAAGATGCGCGGGGTCATGGTGGGCAAGGTCGAGTCCATCGAGGAACGCCCCAACGGTCAGGCGGTTCTGCACCTGGCGATGCAGCCGTCGGCGATGCATCTCATTCCGCGCAATGTTCTCGTCGACATCGCCTCCACGACGGTGTTCGGCGCCAAGTTCATCGAGTTGATACCGCCCGACCAGCCCTCGCAGCAGAGCCTGCAACCGCATCAGGTACTCGAGGGCAAGGGTGTCACCGTTGAAGTCAACACGGTCTTCCAACAGCTCACCAACCTGTTGTCGAACATCGATCCCGCCAAACTCAACGAAACGCTGGGCGCGATCGCGGCGGCGATGAACGGCCGCGGCCACAAGATCGGGCAGGCGCTGTCGGACCTCGATGCCTTTCTGGCCAAGCAGGATCCGGCACTCCCCGCGCTGAACCATGACCTTTCGGTCCTGCCCGTCGTAAGCAACGCCTACGCCGACGCTGCGCCGGATCTGATCGGTTCGGCCGAGAACGCGATCAGGATCAGCAAGTCGATCGTCGAAGAGCAACAGAACCTGGACGCGTTCCTGATCAGCTCAATCGGTTTGGCCGACATCGGCAACGAGGTGATCGGAGGCAACCGGCAGGCGCTGACCGATGTGTTGCACCTGCTGTTGCCGACGACCAACCTCACCAACGAGTATCACCAGGCGCTGTATTGCGGTCTGGCCGGCTCATTGGTGAATCTCCACGCGCCGAACCTGCCCGAGCCGATGATCAAGGTGTTGGTCTACATCGGATTCGGCGCCGAACGCTACCGGTATCCGAGCAACCTGCCCAAGGTGGCCGCGACCGGCGGGCCCCAGTGTCAGACACTGCCCGTCGTGCCGTATGACGTCGCGCCGCCCTTCGTGGTGGCCGATGTGGGGGCCAACCCGATGGAGTATGGAAACCCGCAGTTGCTGTTGAACTCCGACGCACTCAAGCAACTGCTGTACGGGCCGATCGACGGGCCGCCACGCAACACGATGCAGTTTGGACAACCCGGATGA
- a CDS encoding ABC transporter permease: MALRAVYPRVTRQLQRPVGSLGRIGDHTLFYGKALAGIPFAVTRYGREIIRLIAEISMGAGTLAMIGGTLVIVGFLTLAAGGTLAVQGYSSLGNIGIEALTGFLAAFINVRIAAPIVAGIGLAATFGAGVTAQLGAMRINEEIDALESMAIRPVSYLVSTRIVAGMLAITPLYSIAVSLSFLASQFTTVILFGQSGGLYQHYFTTFLNPIDLLWSFLQAVLMAITILLIHTYYGFFASGGPAGVGVATGNAVRTSLIVVVSVTLLISLSIYGSNGNFNLSG; this comes from the coding sequence GTGGCGCTGAGAGCCGTATATCCGCGTGTCACGCGGCAACTCCAGAGACCGGTCGGCAGTCTGGGCCGAATCGGCGATCACACGCTGTTTTACGGTAAGGCGCTTGCCGGTATTCCTTTCGCGGTGACCCGCTACGGACGCGAGATCATCCGCCTGATCGCTGAAATCAGCATGGGCGCGGGGACTTTGGCGATGATCGGCGGCACGCTGGTGATCGTCGGCTTCCTCACCCTGGCGGCGGGCGGCACGCTAGCGGTCCAGGGGTACAGCTCGCTGGGCAACATCGGGATCGAGGCGCTGACCGGCTTCCTGGCGGCGTTCATCAATGTCCGCATCGCGGCTCCGATCGTGGCCGGCATCGGCTTGGCGGCCACCTTCGGCGCCGGCGTGACGGCCCAACTTGGTGCCATGCGGATCAACGAAGAGATCGACGCGCTGGAATCCATGGCGATCCGGCCGGTTTCGTATCTGGTCAGTACCCGCATCGTCGCCGGGATGCTGGCCATCACCCCGCTGTACAGCATTGCCGTCAGCCTGTCGTTCCTGGCCAGTCAGTTCACCACGGTCATCCTGTTCGGGCAGTCTGGCGGGCTGTATCAGCACTACTTCACGACTTTCCTCAATCCGATCGACCTGTTGTGGTCCTTTCTGCAGGCCGTCCTGATGGCGATCACCATTTTGCTGATCCACACGTACTACGGCTTTTTCGCCTCGGGCGGCCCGGCCGGTGTCGGCGTGGCCACCGGCAACGCCGTGCGCACCTCGCTGATCGTGGTGGTCTCGGTGACCCTGCTGATCTCACTGTCCATCTACGGTTCCAACGGCAACTTCAACCTGTCGGGCTAG
- a CDS encoding MlaE family ABC transporter permease: MASKGAERWTPGIVLGRGSKPMEAVGALFAMSADAIKFAFRRPVQWREFLEQSWFVARVALAPTLLVAIPFTVLVSFTLNILLRELGAADLSGAGAAFGAVTQVGPLVTVLIVAGAGATAMCADLGSRTIREEIDAMEVLGINPIQRLVTPRMLASGLVALLLNSLVVIIGILGGYIFSVFVQDVNPGAFAAGITLLTGVPEVIISCVKAALFGLIAGLVACYRGLTITGGGAKAVGNAVNETVVYAFMSLFVVNVVVTAIGIRMSAK, from the coding sequence ATGGCGAGTAAGGGAGCGGAACGCTGGACTCCGGGGATCGTGCTGGGTCGTGGTTCCAAACCCATGGAAGCCGTCGGCGCGCTGTTCGCGATGTCGGCCGATGCCATCAAGTTCGCGTTCCGGCGGCCCGTTCAGTGGCGTGAGTTTCTGGAGCAGTCCTGGTTCGTTGCCCGGGTCGCGCTGGCACCAACGTTGTTGGTGGCCATCCCGTTCACCGTCCTGGTCAGCTTTACCCTCAACATCCTGCTGCGCGAACTCGGTGCTGCCGACCTCTCGGGCGCGGGTGCCGCTTTCGGTGCTGTGACGCAGGTTGGGCCTCTGGTGACGGTGTTGATCGTGGCCGGTGCCGGGGCCACGGCGATGTGCGCCGATCTGGGTTCGCGAACGATACGCGAAGAGATCGACGCGATGGAGGTGTTGGGGATCAACCCGATTCAGCGGCTGGTGACGCCCCGCATGCTGGCTTCCGGCCTGGTGGCGCTGCTGCTGAACAGCCTGGTGGTCATCATCGGAATTCTTGGCGGCTACATCTTTTCGGTGTTCGTGCAGGACGTGAACCCGGGGGCGTTCGCCGCGGGAATCACGCTGCTGACCGGGGTGCCCGAGGTGATCATTTCCTGTGTCAAGGCAGCGCTTTTCGGTCTGATCGCCGGGCTGGTGGCGTGCTACCGCGGCCTGACGATAACCGGCGGCGGCGCCAAGGCCGTAGGCAATGCCGTCAACGAGACGGTGGTGTACGCGTTCATGTCGCTGTTCGTGGTCAATGTGGTTGTCACCGCTATCGGCATCCGAATGTCGGCGAAGTAG